The following are from one region of the Dermacentor albipictus isolate Rhodes 1998 colony chromosome 5, USDA_Dalb.pri_finalv2, whole genome shotgun sequence genome:
- the LOC135915979 gene encoding sulfotransferase 1C2-like — protein MNPEKQSSSEGNVAKSNKPALQYYKGVPLPGFFPRECIESACKYKPTKDDLYIVTYVKCGTTWTQHVVYLIQTGGVPPSNAEEFYQASPYIEAFGAECVQWMKKPGALKTHLPVQLLEYSPEAKYLVVARNPRDVIVSLQYHWLAFVGYHYNGTFDDAFEHFMNDEIDCGNFFTFYKDWYARSRDPNVLFVVYEDLKRDPEETILRIARFMGAEYEANLLKDDRKRLRDVVKYSSVDEMKKYTNGIIQDFFRGSFKFQGPEYEGFREFHRGIHSAGVEAANKVNYVRKGIVGDWKNHFSREQLKRLNEKFKRETEGSDIANLWPDMNFLD, from the exons ATGAATCCAGAAAAGCAGTCTTCTT CTGAAGGCAACGTGGCGAAGTCGAACAAGCCCGCTCTGCAGTACTACAAGGGCGTGCCGCTGCCTGGCTTCTTTCCGCGAGAGTGCATCGAATCGGCCTGCAAGTACAAACCCACCAAGGACGATCTGTACATCGTCACGTACGTCAAGTGCGGCACCACGTGGACCCAGCACGTGGTCTACCTGATCCAGACGGGAGGCGTGCCGCCGTCGAACGCGGAGGAATTCTACCAGGCCAGTCCGTACATCGAGGCCTTCGGAGCCGAGTGCGTGCAGTGGATGAAGAAACCCGGCGCGCTTAAAACCCACTTGCCCGTCCAGCTGCTGGAGTACAGCCCTGAGGCCAAATACCTCGTGGTCGCCCGCAACCCGCGTGACGTCATTGTCTCTCTGCAATACCACTGGCTAGCGTTTGTCGGGTACCATTACAACGGGACCTTTGACGACGCCTTTGAGCACTTCATGAACGACGAGATCGACTGCGGCAACTTCTTCACTTTCTACAAGGACTGGTACGCACGAAGCCGGGATCCCAACGTGCTTTTCGTCGTTTACGAGGATCTCAAGCGTGACCCCGAAGAAACGATTCTCAGAATCGCTCGCTTTATGGGCGCTGAGTACGAAGCTAACCTCCTCAAGGACGACCGCAAAAGGCTCCGCGACGTCGTGAAATACAGCAGCGTGGACGAAATGAAAAAGTACACCAACGGTATCATCCAAGATTTCTTTCGCGGCAGCTTCAAATTCCAAGGTCCGGAGTACGAGGGATTCCGGGAATTTCATCGAGGAATTCATTCTGCTGGCGTGGAGGCGGCGAACAAGGTCAACTATGTCCGGAAGGGAATTGTGGGAGACTGGAAGAACCATTTCTCTCGAGAACAGCTCAAACGTCTGAACGAGAAGTTCAAGAGAGAAACCGAAGGCAGCGACATCGCCAACCTGTGGCCGGACATGAACTTCCTTGACTGA
- the LOC135915980 gene encoding sulfotransferase 2A6-like encodes MSSQLSHVTGAMHNTHEEERLKANTRKKPNLMMVRGTPFAGYFHQEYIESAMDYAHRYGDLFIVTYVKCGATWMQHIVYLIQNDGVPLASAVEFYKASPFIEICGADCMQWVKRPGAVKTHLPLHQMRYSRKAKYIVVIRNPFDVLLSMHHFWFMISAYDYDGSLDDSFENFMDNYIECGDYFAFYRDWYERSANPNVLFVVYEDVKKDPEAAILKVARFLGPEYEQRLLVNDGKVLKDVLKYSSVEEMKKYTNDMIHEFYAADFAFQGEAYEGLRKFHEVVHNARGREDGQGACADKIYYVRKGVVGDYKNCFSPEQVERLKRRFQKETQGSGIANLWPDMGFHE; translated from the exons ATGTCTTCACAGCTAAGCCACGTGACGGGCGCGATGCACAACACGCACGAAGAAGAGA GGCTGAAGGCGAACACCAGAAAGAAGCCTAACCTAATGATGGTCAGGGGCACTCCTTTTGCGGGCTACTTCCATCAAGAGTACATCGAGTCTGCCATGGACTACGCCCACCGCTACGGCGACCTGTTCATCGTAACATACGTCAAGTGCGGTGCTACGTGGATGCAGCACATCGTGTACCTTATCCAAAACGACGGCGTGCCTCTGGCCAGTGCCGTAGAGTTCTACAAGGCTTCACCGTTTATCGAGATCTGTGGCGCAGACTGCATGCAATGGGTGAAGAGGCCCGGCGCCGTCAAAACCCACCTTCCGCTACATCAAATGCGCTACTCCCGCAAGGCGAAGTACATCGTCGTTATAAGGAATCCATTTGACGTCCTGCTGTCCATGCACCATTTCTGGTTCATGATATCCGCTTACGACTATGATGGTAGCTTGGACGACTCCTTTGAGAACTTCATGGACAATTACATAGAGTGCGGAGACTACTTTGCCTTTTACCGAGACTGGTACGAACGCAGCGCCAATCCCAACGTGCTGTTCGTGGTCTACGAAGACGTCAAGAAAGATCCGGAGGCAGCCATACTTAAGGTCGCCAGGTTCCTCGGGCCAGAGTACGAGCAACGCCTGCTGGTCAACGACGGCAAGGTCCTCAAGGACGTGCTCAAGTACAGTAGTGTCGAGGAGATGAAAAAGTACACCAATGACATGATCCACGAGTTCTACGCGGCCGACTTTGCCTTTCAGGGAGAAGCATACGAAGGCCTACGTAAGTTTCACGAAGTCGTACACAACGCGCGCGGTCGAGAAGATGGACAAGGCGCATGTGCGGACAAAATCTACTACGTGCGCAAGGGCGTGGTCGGAGACTACAAGAACTGCTTCTCTCCCGAACAGGTGGAGAGGCTGAAGCGGAGATTTCAAAAGGAAACGCAGGGCAGCGGAATCGCTAACTTGTGGCCGGATATGGGATTCCATGAATGA